AAGTTCTTTCCGCATGGGCCTATTACTCTATTTTATCTGGTAGCCGGTAAGAACAATAACTTTGTTCTGGGTGGATAAATGGATGATGGGGTTCATGATAAAAGCATTGACCTGTCGTCTCCTTTTGCAGAATTGGTTTATTTTGCAGAAAAGGGGACAAACAAAGAAATACTTTCATGGGGCCCTGGCTACTAGAACAAATTGTAAATGAAAGCTTTGATGCTAAACGAGGATGATGGAGGGAGAAGCTACTTTGGTAGGAGATAGACTGAACATGTAGAATCCTTCTCTGGTGATAATAATCGACTTTAATTTCTTGTTGACTTGTCTTAGTCTCTTTGCCTACTTCTTTGTAACCTTCTAGATTCTAGAAGCCTGGTCACTTTGCAAACTCCCATTTTGACCATTTGCTTCCAAGCAGAGCTCTGGTGAGCATGGAGATTCTGATTTCTGCTGTGGCAAGTGATCTTATCAGCCGGTTCATCTCTTCGGTAACACAAAATTACAGAAGCCATATACATAAGGAGGATGATCGTAGGAGGCTGGAACGCATCTTGCTGAGGATGCACTCTGTTGTTGAGGAAGCAGGGGGACGCCATATCACAAATCAAGGAATGATCCTGCAGCTAAAGGGACTTGTTGAGGGATTCTACCTCGGATGCTACATGCTCGACAAAATCAAGTTCCAACCCCCTGAATATGAGGTGAGTCATGAGATTCAGTCATTTGCCTTGTCTGCCCGTAACTATGCCAAGCGCTTTCGTTTTGCTGATGCCATAAGCAAACGCACACCAGTAGCCTTTGGTAGCAGGAGCAGAACAAACCTGAAAGATGTTGTTGATGGTTTAGAAACTAAGATTGCAGATATGAGGGAATTTGTCATTCTCCTTGGTAGCCACCCTCGTCTACCACGCCAGCCTTACAGTACATATCTATACATAGATAACTGTATGTTCGGTCGACGTATTGAGAAGGAGCAAGTCATCAATTTCTTGCTTTGCAATGATCCTGATGATCCATCTGTTAGCATTCTTCCTATTCTTGGCCCACCAAGGATGGGAAAGAAAACTCTTGTGCAACATGCTTGCCTGGATGAGAGGGTGCGCAACTGCTTCtcccatatatttttctttaaagaagACGATCTGAAGACCGGAGAGCTCTCGCTTAACTCCAAGGCTTCTGAAGGGAAATATTTGTTTGTTATTGAGTTCATTTGGGATGTGGATGAGGCAGCTTGGACAAAATTCCAATCATATTTGCAGAATATGACCGGTATTGGAATTAAGGTTGTAGTGATAGGTACAACAGAGGACATTCTTAAGTTTGGGACAGCCCAACCCATCAGGTTGAAGAGGCTGTCTGAAGATGAGTACTGGTACTACTTCAAGGCGCTTGCCTTTGGAAGTATGGACCCTGATGAGCATCCAAAGCTAGCATCTCTGGGTATGCAGTTGGCTACTGAGATGAGGGGAGGATTTCTTGGTGCAACTATATATGGTGAACTATTAAGAGCTAATCCTAACACTCAATTCTGGAATAGAATCTTATTATTCTTAAGAGAGCTGGCACGGAAGCAATTGACTTCCTCTGGTCTACACCCTGAGGATCTTTTCGAAAGAAATATCCCTGTTGATATGAGCAGGCTAGCTGTTGTGGATGGTCAAGTTCAATGTTGCCTGGTTTATGATCTTAGGGTGGCTGGCCCTGCAGAAGGTGAACTACCAAAGCTGACGTCACGAGACATGCTACTGGGTGGTGATATTCCTGTTGAAGATAAGTTTGATGTGCTGGTCTGGAGATCTCGCATTCCACCCTACTGTAACTACATAGTTACGTATGAAAAACGAAAACCGCGGTGCATGGTTCGTAAGAGGAACATGGTCTACCTCTGAGAATACACAGACACAAATATTAATCTGGGGGAAAATTTTCTACAAAGAAATTACATTGTCTACGCTTCGACAATATAGTTTAGAAGGCTGGGTATGCCTTTCACAGATTCTAGCTACTACTATTATTCAGTTAGTTTAGGTGAAAGGAGCATATGTCATGCTATTGCAGGTTCATGGATGTCTTCTTTCTTAGGGAACTGCTATTGTATCTGTTTTTACTAGTTTGAGTATGTAAAATTCTGTTAGTTACTATTGCTACCCTACTAGCGTCATGTGTGTGACAGAATATAGTTCACAAAAGAAGCTAACTTTCTGTTCCTGAATTCTGACTATGATGTCCTGTGTATGACCAATTTAATGTACAACAATATCTGTCGTTTAGTTTCAGTGCCTTCCATCGGTTGGTTCCATCACAGTCACTGCTCCTTCCTTTGTATATTCCAACTACTTTAATGATATGTTTGTTTACAGACATTCCTTTAGATTAATTTCTTCCTGGTTTGGTCTCGCAAATTCGAAGAGGACATGCTCATCTCTGTAGTTGCAATAGTGATCATGTCAGCCATTTCATCTCCTTGCAGAGTTCAGACAATAAAGGAGGACCTTGAGAAGCTGATGAGTGTCCTAAAGATCCACACCATCACAAACTGAGGAATGTTCCTCCAGTTGAAGGGGCCTATGGTATGTATGTTCCCTGGGTATTATTTCTTACACATCATGTTGCAGCTTGTTGAAGAGGCTGTAGTTGAAAATCACTGTCACAAGTGGCAAAGACTTAATGTGGTTACAAGGCGTATTACCCACAGAAGGCCAAAACCAAACCCACAGCGGCCAAACTGGGGATCTCTCTTGTTGTTTGCAAAGCTTAGAGCGAGGTCACGTGGTATGACAATCCTCGCTTAGCCAAAATTATCGGCTATTAAGATCTTGTTTTGATTTGAAATCCAAGCAAATAGTTTATATTTTCTTCAGACGTGTTGAGATTTCTGAGGCAACCTTTGAATTCCACAAGGAAGAATGACTTTTGTGGAATATTGCTTTTGTATTTTATTCCAAAGCCTGACATGTTCACACAAATTCTGGATCGTGTGGATTTTCCTCACATAATGTATCCAATTATTGCTTGCAAGTTCTTTTCGCATGTGCCTATTTTATCCGGTAGGAGGTAAGGACAATACTAACTTTGCTCTTGGGTGGATGAGTGGATGATGGGGTTCTTGATGAAAGCATTGGCCAGTCTTCTCCTTTTACCCGCTTAGCGGCAAAATTTGTAGGATGGTGTTTACCTGCTGTCTGCAAAATAAACTGGTTTATTTTGGAGAAAAGGAGATAAACAAAGAAATACTTCCATGGGGAGCTGGCTTTTAGAACAAACTGTAAATGAAATATTTGGTGCTAAGCCAGGACGATGGAGAGAGAAGACTTTGGTAGAATATGGACTGAACATGTACAACAGTTCTCTGGTTATAATAGAGAATATAAGTATCCATCAAATGAAGTTTGGTCTTGACGAAAACATAGCCTTGTGTTTTCCTGAGCCACAGCTTGTTGAATTGTTTTGGTTTGTTTTCCTCCTGAGCCACAGCTTGTTGTAGAAACGGGCAGAGAAGCTAGCAGATGCAGAACATTTTTGTAGTAACATTTTTATGGCATAGAGTTCTCGCAACCAACTGATCAGATCATATGCATATGCAAGCATACGGGTGAAAATGAGGTTTTCATCAAAGTCTTCAGTGAGCATCGAAGCATTGTGAGACCCTTGCACAACAGGATATATGACATTATTACAGGGTCTGACAAAATCGCTTTCACGGTTTCACCAATACTGGTTCAAGCATAAATCATGCACAAACACTGGTCCAAAGTGCGGAAACAGAAGGCAAGGAAACGCCACAAAATGAGCTTAAGCAGCAGATTGGCAAAAGAACACAGCAAAATAGGAGAACAATACAATTCTTTGCTCCTAGGAGGTAATTTTCACAAACGAACAGAACTCATCAAATGTTAAGTAAGCTGTAAGCCCCAAAATTTGCTCACCGATATGACCGAAACTGCAAAAATGTCTTATTACAGTTTTAAGACCTAGAAAATAACCTTCAGCTCCGTGATGGAAACAAGACGCTGAACCAGCTTCTCTCACAGTTTCGCCTATTCAGCGGACTTGACGATGAAGTTCTGGCGGCTGATGGGATTCATGACGACCGGTGGTCCAGCGGTCCGAGGCCAGGCCTGGAACTTGGTGTCGGTGGCTAGCCACCACTCCTTCTCAGAAACAGTCTTTGGAATGCTACCtgtttacaaaaaaaataatgcagcTTTAGATACAGACAAGAGGTTAAGCACAGGCATTTCCATAAGAGGACAGTCACCTCCAAATGCCTTCTTGTCCGAAACAAATGTGTCACACAGGTAAGCAATGGCAAATGATCCAACCAGGGAACCGGCAATGTATCCAGCCGTCATTGTTGCTGCACAACCATGAAATGGAACAAATTCATCAAGACTGATAAATACTCCCAAGTGTTACAGAAAGTTTCTCATTTGAACAAAAGATTGAATAACATGGCAGGCTAAATAGAAAATAAGTCCCCCACTAATTGCAGAAACCATTGCCTCACCCTATAACATCAGATTCACATGAACGCAACTATACAGATAAACAAGATAAACTCCAGAACAGAGAAACTCAATCAATATCAAAAAAGGAAGAGAGCTGAAGTGGAAATATTCGGTGCAGGCAGTTATCTGTGACGCAGAAATATGCGGATGAATGTCTAGTCATAAGCTCACATTATTAGTGCTAAATCTACTACTTGCCCTCGTAAAACATGTGACGTTATGTATCTTCCTATTGCTATTTACCGCAATGATCATAAAGCTCATAACAAATTAGTGAATGTAGATGGAGAAGTCCGAAATGAAAGAACAAACTGTACCTCAAGGGTTTGGGTTCGAGTAGCAGGTTGATCCAAGGAAGGGATGGTTGGGCAAAATTTCTAACGAAAAATTACCAGTATTTTCAACCCGCAGTGCATACTCACCAACAAATCTGGCCGTTCTAACTCGATTCAACCGAGCGAGCCATTTTCACTAGATCTAGCCAATTCACACAGGGCGCGCAGACGAGAGATAGCAGAAAAATCAAAACCAGAACGGAGAAGGTAGGGAGGTAGGGGGCAGGAGGCGGTGGTCGAACCTTGCCGCGCCGGACCACCGATCGCCGtgctcgcgtcgtcgtcggaggaggaCGAGAAGCCCTAGACGAGGGAAGGCCGAGGGGAAGTGGGGAACGAgacgagggggaggcggagcgaCGCGATGCGGAGTTCACGGCGTAATATGGGCCGGCCCATTTCGGCCCAATATGGGCTGCGATGCGGATGTAACTGTATGCCGTCCGAtgggatgattttttttttaaaaaagtacacTGGAGGTACCTCGTCTTGTtaccgaattacaaaatcgtctgtcaccaaaaaaaaaccagatatattagggctgtgttcggcaccctTTTCCGGCCCctcttcctcgttttccacgcgcaggcttttcaaactgctaaacaatatgtttttttttgcaaaaattttcaaagtttctatacgaaagttacttaaaaatcaaatgtaatccatttttttaaaaaaaatagctaatacttaattaatcacacgctaatggaccgctccgttttccacGCATACTGTTCCGGTTGGGAACATACAATGGCGAACACAGCCTAGTTCCCTTAACATACAAAACCGGTCATCATAGGTTCTTGGGCGGTTTTATCCCTGATTTTATCCGACGTGGTAGCTGAGACAGCGTGgaacccacgtgggtcccacatgtcagcgactactccctttcctctctcttggcaaccggcggcggatgAGGAATGGGGCTGGGCTAACGATGGGCGGGGAGAGGAGCGGAGGTGGAGatggacgtggcggcggcggcgccaccgacaACGGCTTCTCTCTTGCCCTCGTCTCGCTCTCCGTCGACTCCAGCGCCCGTGCatccccctctcccgccgcagTGATTGGCTGAGGGGTGCTCCACCCTCCGCTGCTACCAGCCCTCGCAAGGCTGCTTTGGCGAGGCTATGACACCATCATTGCGTTGGCGGCGTGGTCGATTTGGAAAGAACACAACAACATAGTGTTCAACCAGAAGGTCAGGAGCTAGACAGCTAGGGGAATGGCCGAGGAAATGATGCTTTGGCGTTTGGCCAACCTCGCGGTGCTAGGCTCCCTTAGAGCAACTTCAATAGAATGGTTAAATGGCTGGCcaagctaaattttagcaaatatgagaaaaaaatatcctcCAATAGCCTCTCCATCTGGTTAGCCAAGCCATCCGAATGGCCAAATTGCACCTCTCACTGGTCAAACTTGGAGAGTTTCTCTGCCTGGCTattcgtgggccccaccactccccccaccccatctctctctcccggctAGAGCGAGAAGGCGTCGATGGCGCCGCTCGTGAATGGTGACGGCACGAAGGAGAGAGGCACTGGAGCCAGCCGCGACCGCAATCGTCGTCCGCGCTGTCCCCAGCCGcgaccaccgtcgccgtccacaCCGTCTCCTGAGCCGGCCGCAAcagccgtcgccgtccacgCCGGTCGCTGAGCCAGCTGCGACCGCCGACGTCGTCTGCGCCATCCctagccgccgccatccgctTCCGTCCCCGCGTGGATTTGACCGGGCGGCGTGGATTCGGGAGAGGAGGagtgagagaaagaggaagaagaatggGTACAGAGGCTGACGCATAGGTCCCGCTGTCATAGACTCAAAGTAGataggatggatggatggagaggcTATTGGAGTAAACAACGAATTTGATTTGACAAATGAAATGGAGAGTTGGCCAAATATATATTTGGAGAGTCGAATTTAGAGAGAGTGTTGAAGATGCTCTTAGATCACAGGTTTCGTGGCTAGATTAGGCTTTAGCTCCTTTCTTCGGTTCTCCTATCCCCTGTTGCTCTTTGTTTTTCGATGTAAAGAACTGTTTTTCTCCGGTTAATAAAAAATACGCATCTACCGTATTCCCCCAAAAAAGCATTACGCAACACTGCGATAGTGCGACGTTGATTCGGTTTTACATATAAACCcctaatttttttacaaattggcCCTACCTTAGATGGCGATGCGTTTCCCGTCAGCCctgtcacgccgccgccggtcgccgaaCGGCGGCCGCAGCTGcgcgggcagcggcggaggcggaggcggaggcgaaaTTTTCTCTACTGCTCGCTTACAATCTCAGTAGTGTCAGTAGTGTGATAGAGCAAGAGGAAATCGACGCAAAAATCAGATGGAAGTGTGATAGATCGTCGGTGgtgtggggaggaggagaagatgacCGGAGAGGAAGGTGGTTGGTGGTGTGAgcttgctgcggcggcggaggccactCGCTTCAAGGTTCGCTCCTTTCTCTCTCATATACAAATTTGTGCTTGTGTTTATTTGCGCAAGCACTAGGAGGAGTGCGATCTGTTAGTGCCTAATTTAATTTCAGTCCCTTTCATCAGTTCCATCGTTGTTGATTGCTCGTAAAATATTCTCCGTTCCATTCTTACTAATCAAATTGACCGGACAAAATATGGTGTTTTAGGTGACTGGCATAAATTTGACCTGCTAAAATTTTATTGTCTGAAGATTATTGTGATAATTTTGACTGCATACTGGAGCGTGTGCCAGCTAGCCCCCCAAGTCAAATCAGTCTCAAGCTTCATTCCACTCGTATCTGGACTGCTGCCCAAAACCCATTGGTGCATCTACTTTTGAGTTCACATGAAAATCCATTGGTGCATCTACTTTGAGTTCACATGGTTCACATGGTGATTACAAGTTCATGTCTGATAATCTTATGTGCTTTCTGATGTTGACTAATCGGCTTTGGCTCTGTAGAAAGTAATGAAGGTAGAAACACATAAACGTGGGAATCCTTCGTCTTACTTTTTGAGAAGAAAATTCTGGTTTAGGAAGAGTTACCTCATGTAGACGTCTTTCTCTCTGCTCATGTAAATTCATGTAAATCGCTTTCAATACTAGATCAGAAAATTCATGTAAATTGCTTTCAATACCTGCACAAATTTCTTGTAGACGTGTTTCTCTCTGCTTCGTTCCTTCTTTATCATCTCTAGAATCCTGGCTCACTATGCAAAATCCCATCTTGACCACTTGCTCCTGAGTCCTGATAGAGCTTGGCTTGGTATGGAGATTCTGATTTCTGCTGTGGCAGGTGAACTTATCAGCCGGTTCATCTCTTCGCTACAACAATATTACAGCAACCACACAAGCGAGGAAGATGATCGTACAAGGTTGCAGCGGATCTTGCTCAGGATGCACTCTGTTGTTGAGGAGGCAGAAGGACGCCACATCACAAACCAGGGGATGCTCCTACAGCTAAGGGGACTTATCGAGGGATTCTACCATGGTTACCACATTCTCGACAAGGTCACCTTCCAACCCCCTGAAGAAGAGAGCATCAAAGATGAGGTGATTCACGAGATAAATTCATCTGCCTTGATTACTTCGAATTCGGCCAAGCGGTTTCGTTTTGCTGATGCTCTAAGGAAACACACACCAATTTCCTTTGCTAGCAGGAGCACAACAAACCTGAAAGGTGTTGTTGAAGATTTAGAAACTAAGATCGCGGATATGAGAGAGTTTGTCATGCTCCTAGGCAGCTACCCTCGCCTACCTCGCCAGCCTTACAGTACATATCTGTTCATGGATAAGTGTATGTTTGGTCGCCGTGTTGAGAAAGAGAAAGTCATCGACTTCTTGCTTTGCAGTGATCTTCCTGATACATATGTCAGCATTCTTCCAATTATTGGTCCACACAGAATTGGAAAGAAAACTCTTGTGCAGCATGCTTGCCAGGATGACAGGGTGAAGAGCTGCTTCtcccatatatttttctttaaagaagATGATCTGAAGATGGGAGAGCTGTTGCTTAACTCCAAGGCTTCTCCAGGGAAGTATTTGTTTGTTATTGAGTtcatttgtgatgtgaatgaggCAGCATGGACCAAATTCCAATCATATTTGCAGAATATGCCCAGTACTGAAATTAAGGTTGTAATCATTGGTAGAACAGAGGATGTTACTAAGTTTGGGACAACCCAACCCATCAGGATGAAGAGGCTGTCTGAAGAAGAGTACTGGTACTACTTCAAGGCACTTTCTTTTGGAAGCATGAATCCTGATGAGCATCCAAAGCTAGCATCTCTGGGCATGCAGTTAGCTACTGAGATGAATGGATCATTTCTTGGTGCAAATATACTAGGTGAACTCTTAAGAGCTAATCCTAACACTCAATTATGGCAGAGTATCTTATTAAGCTTAAGAGGGTTTGTACAAAAGAACTTGTGTTGCTTTGGTGTACACCCTGAAGATCTTCTTGAAAGAAATACCCCTGTTGATTTCACCAGGATGGCCTTTCTTGGTGCTCAAGTTCATGGTTGCCTGGTTTATGATCTTAGGGTCGCTGGCCCTGCACAAAGTCAGCTACCAAAACTAACGTCAAGAGAAGTGTTATTGGGAGGTAATATTCCCGTCGAACAGAAGTTTGATGTGCTGGTATGGAAATCTCGCATTCCACCATACTGTGATTACATAGCTACTTTTGAGAAACAGAAACCACGGCGCGTGGTTGGGAAGAGGAATACCATCTACCACTGAGAAAACACAAGCTCAAATCTTAATTTGGGGGAGAACTCTACAAATTAAGAAATTATATCGTCGGTAATGTAATTTAAAAGGCTTGCTCTGACTACTATTGGAATAATTTGTACAGTTCAGATCAATGTAGCACTTGTGTCTCTACTGTAGGTTAAAatgtgtatatttttattaagaaaaactcTGTTGTATCTGTTCCTATTAGTTTGGATATGTGAAATTCAGTCAGTTACAGTTGTTACCCTGACTTGTATTTGCATGTATGACGGAAACCTTTTGTAAAGAAACTACTTCATGTTTCTGACTATGTGACCTATGTATGaacaatttaatttacacaATATCTGTTTGGGCATAGTTAGTTTCAGTCCCTTTCATCAATTCCATCATGGTCAGAGCCTGCCTTGCTTGACTTTCTAAATTCCAATTACCCTAATGGTGCATTTCTTTATAGACCTCTGTTTAGATAATTTCTTCCTGATTTTCTCTTGCAAATCACAAAGGATATGTTCATCTCTGCAGTTGCAAGTGATCTTTCAGCCATTTCATCTCCTTTTGGATCCAGAAATTTGAGAAGCGGCACACAACAGTGGAGGGGAAGGAATCTTGATAGGCTGAACAGCATCCTTCTAAAGATCCACACCATCGTTGAGGTCTCATGGCAGATCACAACCTGAGGAATGATCCTCCAGTTTTGGCGCCTATGGTAGGTACGTTAtttgattagtatttttttggCACGTCAAGTTGCAGACTGTTGGTGAGGAGGTAGTACTTGAAGATCATTCTCAAAACGCCTCTGTTTATGGTCAGAACAATAAgctatgaagaaaaaaaattttgttttagGTGTAAAAAAAGATAGGGAAGCAAATTAGTGCTGATAGCTTTCCTAGGTTATATAGGCTGTATGTACCTTTCACCAATTATCCACCTTTACTGTAGTTATTCAGACAGTTCAGGGCATAGAGGCATGAGTAGCTACTGTAGCTAAcagatgtttcttttttaaaaaaaaagaagaagagaaaataatGATGTATATGCTCTTACTAGTCTGAACATGTAAATGCAGTCAGTCACTATTGCTATTAGTACTATGAACATTACGTATACCTTTTGAaaagaaactactccctccgtttcacaatgtaagactttctagcattacccacattcatttagatgttaataaatctagacatgtatgtgtttagattcattaacatatatatatgtatgtgagcaatgctacaaagtcttacatcgtgaaacggaggaagtactttatGCTTCTGACTGTTGTGTCCTCATATGACCAATTCAATGCACCAATATATCTGTTATATattttgccgggtcggccgaaAGATTCGGTCAACCAATTTCATGAAGAAAGGAAGGGTACATTACAATTAAAGA
The nucleotide sequence above comes from Oryza glaberrima chromosome 11, OglaRS2, whole genome shotgun sequence. Encoded proteins:
- the LOC127754588 gene encoding disease resistance protein RGA2-like; protein product: MEILISAVASDLISRFISSVTQNYRSHIHKEDDRRRLERILLRMHSVVEEAGGRHITNQGMILQLKGLVEGFYLGCYMLDKIKFQPPEYEVSHEIQSFALSARNYAKRFRFADAISKRTPVAFGSRSRTNLKDVVDGLETKIADMREFVILLGSHPRLPRQPYSTYLYIDNCMFGRRIEKEQVINFLLCNDPDDPSVSILPILGPPRMGKKTLVQHACLDERVRNCFSHIFFFKEDDLKTGELSLNSKASEGKYLFVIEFIWDVDEAAWTKFQSYLQNMTGIGIKVVVIGTTEDILKFGTAQPIRLKRLSEDEYWYYFKALAFGSMDPDEHPKLASLGMQLATEMRGGFLGATIYGELLRANPNTQFWNRILLFLRELARKQLTSSGLHPEDLFERNIPVDMSRLAVVDGQVQCCLVYDLRVAGPAEGELPKLTSRDMLLGGDIPVEDKFDVLVWRSRIPPYCNYIVTYEKRKPRCMVRKRNMVYL
- the LOC127754589 gene encoding uncharacterized protein LOC127754589, coding for MTAGYIAGSLVGSFAIAYLCDTFVSDKKAFGGSIPKTVSEKEWWLATDTKFQAWPRTAGPPVVMNPISRQNFIVKSAE
- the LOC127754394 gene encoding uncharacterized protein LOC127754394 isoform X2, which encodes MHSVVEEAEGRHITNQGMLLQLRGLIEGFYHGYHILDKVTFQPPEEESIKDEVIHEINSSALITSNSAKRFRFADALRKHTPISFASRSTTNLKGVVEDLETKIADMREFVMLLGSYPRLPRQPYSTYLFMDKCMFGRRVEKEKVIDFLLCSDLPDTYVSILPIIGPHRIGKKTLVQHACQDDRVKSCFSHIFFFKEDDLKMGELLLNSKASPGKYLFVIEFICDVNEAAWTKFQSYLQNMPSTEIKVVIIGRTEDVTKFGTTQPIRMKRLSEEEYWYYFKALSFGSMNPDEHPKLASLGMQLATEMNGSFLGANILGELLRANPNTQLWQSILLSLRGFVQKNLCCFGVHPEDLLERNTPVDFTRMAFLGAQVHGCLVYDLRVAGPAQSQLPKLTSREVLLGGNIPVEQKFDVLVWKSRIPPYCDYIATFEKQKPRRVVGKRNTIYH